One window from the genome of Salvia splendens isolate huo1 chromosome 9, SspV2, whole genome shotgun sequence encodes:
- the LOC121747630 gene encoding tripeptidyl-peptidase 2 isoform X1 yields the protein MMQSPLQIINSNVINFQSHCVCSHLSFLSLPLLVTALSNPTKSSERNRADPISTSTTRFRARAMPSGDDNGALSNFKLNESTFLASLMPKKEIAADRFVKEHPEYDGRGVIVAIFDSGVDPAAVGLEVTSDGKPKVLDVIDCTGSGDIDTSTIVKADDSGCIKGTSGNSLVVNSSWKNPSGEWHVGCKLVYELFTSTLTDRLKKERKKKWDEKNQEAISEAVKQLFDFDKVKHPKVDDTNLKKKREDLQSKVDLLRKQSDNYDDKGPIIDAVVWHDGEVWRAALDTQNLEDEAGCGKLANFVPLTNYRIERKYGTFSKLDACTVVLNVYNEGNVLSIVTDSSPHGTHVAGITSAYNSKEPLLNGVAPGAQIVSCKIGDSRLGSMETGTGLVRALIAAVEHKCDLINMSYGEPTLLPDYGRFVDLVNEVVNKHRLIFISSAGNNGPALSTVGAPGGTTSSIIGVGAYVSPAMAAGAHNLVEAPPEGLEYTWSSRGPTVDGDLGVSISAAGGAMAPVPTWTLQRRMFMNGTSMSSPCACGGVALLVSAMKAEGIPVSPYNIREALENTCIPIGGSPEDKLSAGQGLMQVDRAYEYIQKSQDVPCVSYQIKINQSGKTIPTSRGIYLREADLCQQSTEWTVKVSPKFHDDASNLDQLFPFEECIQLCSTAEAVVKAPEYLLLTHNGREFNIIVDPSTLGHGLHYFEVYGLDSKSPWRGPLFRIPVTITKPQTVKSRHPVVLFQGMTFVPGHIERKFLEVPIGATWVEVTMKASGFCTSRRFFIDSVQISPLLRPIKWESVATFSSPSSKNFCFAVEGGRTMELAIAQFWSSGVGSQDVTNVDFEVVFHGISVNKEDIVLDGSEAPIRIDAEALLSLENLSPAAVLNKVRIPYRPVDAKLNTLSAERDRLPSGKQTLALVLTYKIKFEEGAEIKPNIPLLNNRIYDNKFESQFYMISDTNKRVYTMGDVYPDTAKLPKGDYTLQLNLRHDNVQYLEKMKQLVLFIEKNLDEKEAIHLSFYSQPDGPVMGNSNFSSSVLIPGTKEAFYVGPPAKEKLPKGASAGSVLVGSISYGKVSFGVNNDGKNPEKNPVSYSISYIVPPAQVNEDKGQGSSSGCSKSVSERLEEEVRDAKIRVLSNLKQTTDEERSEWKKLSTKLKSEYPNYTPLLAKLLDALVSQNNFQDKIHHYEEIIAAANEVIESIDAEELSRYLSLKSDPEDEGAEKTKKKMETNRDQLAEALYQKGLALAEIESAKQGGKVVETEDAKAATDSSSKLDLFEENFKELQKWVDVKSSRYGTLYIIRERRKGRLGTALKVLSDMIQEDGQPPKRKFYDLKLSLLEQIGWDHLVSYEKQWMNVLFPACLPLF from the exons ATGATGCAAAGCCCACTCCAAATTATAAATTCAAATGTCATCAATTTCCAATCGCACTGCGTCTGCTCTCATTTGTCATTTCTCTCTCTGCCTCTCCTCGTAACTGCACTTTCAAACCCCACTAAATCCAGTGAGAGAAACCGCGCCGACCCTATTTCCACCAGCACTACCAGATTCAGAGCTAGGGCGATGCCTTCTGGCGACGACAATGGTGCTTTGAGTAATTTCAAGCTCAACGAATCGACCTTCTTAGCATCGCTCATGCCGAAGAAAGAAATCGCCGCCGATCGCTTCGTCAAGGAGCACCCCGAGTACGATGGCCGCGGTGTCATTGTTGCTATTTTTG ATTCTGGTGTGGACCCTGCGGCTGTGGGGTTGGAAGTGACTTCGGATGGGAAGCCGAAAGTTTTAGATGTGATTGATTG TACTGGAAGTGGAGATATTGATACCTCAACTATTGTCAAGGCAGATGACAGTGGGTGCATTAAGGGGACCTCTG GGAATTCTTTGGTTGTCAATTCATCATGGAAAAATCCATCTGGAGAATGGCATGTTGGCTGCAAATTGGTCTACGAGCTCTTTACAAGTACTCTGACAGATCGATTAAAG aaagagaggaaaaagaAATGGGATGAGAAAAATCAGGAGGCAATATCAGAGGCTGTAAAGCAGCTTTTTGATTTTGACAAGGTA AAACACCCAAAAGTTGATGACACGAACTTGAAAAAGAAACGGGAAGATCTCCAAAGCAAAGTGGATCTTCTACGCAAGCAGTCTGAT AACTATGATGACAAAGGACCTATTATAGATGCTGTTGTATGGCATGACGGAGAAGTTTGGAGAGCTGCTCTTGACACACAGAATCTTGAGGATGAAGCAGGATGTGGGAAGCTTGCTAACTTTGTTCCTCTTACTAACTATAG AATTGAACGGAAGTATGGAACCTTCAGCAAATTAGATGCTTGCACAGTGGTCCTTAATGTGTACAATGAAGGCAATGTTTTGAGTATTGTGACAGACAGTTCTCCTCATGGTACTCATGTTGCTGGTATCACATCTGCTTACAATTCTAAG GAGCCTCTGCTAAACGGGGTTGCCCCTGGAGCTCAGATAGTTTCATGCAAGATTGGAGATTCACGCTTAGGTTCAATGGAAACTGGGACAGGCTTAGTTCGAGCACTGATTGCGGCTGTGGAG CACAAATGTGATCTTATAAACATGAGTTATGGGGAGCCTACTTTGCTACCAGATTACGGTCGCTTCGTTGACTTAGTAAATGAG GTAGTGAACAAACATCGACTGATATTCATCAGTAGTGCTGGTAATAATGGGCCAGCATTGAGCACTGTTGGAGCTCCTGGTGGTACAACATCAAGTATAATTGGAGTTGGAGCATATGTTTCTCCTGCAATGGCAGCAGGAGCACACAACTTAGTAGAAGCTCCTCCTGAAGGTCTTGAGTATACCTG GTCAAGTCGAGGACCAACAGTCGATGGGGATCTTGGTGTTTCTATAAGTGCAGCTGGTGGTGCTATGGCCCCTGTTCCTACATGGACTCTACAACGGCGCATGTTTATGAATGGAACATCTATGTCATCTCCATGTGCATGTGGAGGGGTTGCTCTGCTTGTCAGTGCAATGAAG GCTGAAGGAATTCCCGTGAGTCCCTATAACATACGGGAGGCTCTTGAGAATACATGTATTCCAATTGGTGGTTCTCCTGAAGATAAACTGTCTGCTGGACAAGGGTTGATGCAAGTTGACAG GGCATATGAATACATTCAAAAGTCACAAGATGTTCCATGTGTTTCTTATCAAATAAAGATCAATCAATCTGGAAAGACAA TACCTACATCACGGGGCATCTACCTCAGAGAGGCTGATTTATGTCAACAGTCAACTGAG TGGACAGTGAAAGTGTCACCAAAGTTCCATGATGACGCTAGCAACTTAGATCAACTTTTTCCTTTTGAAGAGTGTATACAGTTATGTTCTACTGCAGAGGCAGTGGTGAAAGCTCCAGAGTATCTTCTCCTAACTCATAACGGTCGTGAATTCAA CATAATTGTGGATCCTTCCACTCTTGGCCATGGTTTGCACTATTTTGAAGTCTATGGATTAGACAGTAAATCGCCATGGCGGGGTCCTCTATTCAGAATTCCTGTTACTATTACCAAGCCCCAAACAGTGAAGAGTCGACATCCAGTTGTGTTATTCCAAGGGATGACTTTTGTACCGG GTCATATTGAACGCAAATTTCTAGAAGTCCCAATTGGGGCTACCTGGGTTGAAGTAACCATGAAGGCATCTGGTTTCTGTACATCACGAAGATTTTTCATAGATTCTGTTCAG ATATCTCCACTGCTAAGACCCATTAAATGGGAAAGTGTAGCCACATTTTCTTCCCCTTCTTCAAAAAACTTTTGCTTTGCTGTTGAGGGTGGCAGAACTATGGAACTTGCAATTGCTCAATTCTGGTCAAGTGGCGTAGGAAGCCAAGACGTAACTAATGTAGATTTTGAG GTTGTATTTCATGGCATCAGCGTCAACAAAGAGGATATTGTACTTGATGGAAGTGAAGCACCTATACGTATTGATGCTGAGGCTCTTCTTTCTTTGGAGAATCTTTCTCCAGCAGCTGTTCTAAATAAG GTGAGAATTCCATATCGCCCTGTTGATGCGAAACTGAACACACTTTCAGCAGAGCGGGACAGACTGCCCTCAGGCAAACAGACACTGGCTCTTGTATTAAC TTACAAGATTAAATTTGAGGAGGGTGCTGAGATAAAACCCAATATTCCATTACTAAACAATCGTATCTATGACAACAAATTTGAGTCTCAATTTTATATGATATCAGACACAAACAAG CGTGTGTATACAATGGGTGATGTTTATCCAGACACTGCCAAACTTCCCAAGGGTGATTACACATTGCAGCTTAACTTAAG GCATGACAACGTGCAGTACTTGGAGAAGATGAAACAGTTGGTCTTATTCATTGAGAAAAACTTGGATGAAAAG GAAGCGATTCACTTAAGCTTTTATTCACAACCTGATGGACCAGTGATGGGTAACTCCAATTTTAGTTCTTCAGTCTTGATTCCTGG AACAAAAGAAGCATTTTATGTGGGCCCTCCAGCTAAGGAAAAGCTTCCTAAG GGTGCTTCAGCTGGTTCTGTATTGGTTGGGTCAATTTCATATGGAAAGGTTTCTTTTGGGGTCAATAATGATGGGAAGAATCCAGAGAAGAACCCTGTATCATATAGCATATCATACATAGTTCCACCAGCACAG GTTAATGAGGACAAAGGACAAGGCTCTTCTTCAGGCTGTAGTAAGAGTGTATCTGAACGGTTGGAAGAAGAG GTTCGGGATGCCAAAATTAGGGTCCTCTCCAACCTAAAACAAACTACTGATGAGGAACGTTctgagtggaaaaagttatcAACCAAGCTAAAG TCGGAGTACCCAAATTACACACCGTTGCTTGCTAAATTGTTGGATGCATTGGTATCCCAGAACAACTTTCAAGACAAAATTCACCATTATGAAGAG ATTATAGCTGCCGCAAATGAAGTTATTGAAAGCATTGATGCAGAAGAGTTGTCAAGATATCTTTCACTTAAAAGTGATCCGGAAGATGAGGGTGCAGAA AaaacaaagaagaaaatggaAACGAACCGCGACCAATTAGCAGAGGCTTTGTATCAGAAAGGCTTGGCTTTAGCAGAGATTGAATCAGCAAAG CAGGGCGGGAAAGTTGTGGAGACGGAGGATGCTAAAGCTGCAACAGACTCCAGCAGTAAGCTGGATCTGTTTGAAGAGAATTTCAAAGAACTCCAAAAATGGGTAGATGTGAAATCCAGTCGATACGGAACCCTTTATATCATACGTGAGAGACGTAAAGGGCGGCTTGGAACTGCACTAAAG GTTCTAAGTGACATGATCCAAGAGGATGGCCAGCCTCCTAAGAGGAAGTTTTATGACCTGAAGCTTTCGCTGTTGGAACAAATTGGATGGGACCATCTGGTGTCGTACGAGAAGCAATGGATGAACGTTCTATTCCCTGCGTGTCTACCTCTTTTCTGA
- the LOC121747630 gene encoding tripeptidyl-peptidase 2 isoform X2, producing the protein MMQSPLQIINSNVINFQSHCVCSHLSFLSLPLLVTALSNPTKSSERNRADPISTSTTRFRARAMPSGDDNGALSNFKLNESTFLASLMPKKEIAADRFVKEHPEYDGRGVIVAIFDSGVDPAAVGLEVTSDGKPKVLDVIDCTGSGDIDTSTIVKADDSGCIKGTSGNSLVVNSSWKNPSGEWHVGCKLVYELFTSTLTDRLKKERKKKWDEKNQEAISEAVKQLFDFDKKHPKVDDTNLKKKREDLQSKVDLLRKQSDNYDDKGPIIDAVVWHDGEVWRAALDTQNLEDEAGCGKLANFVPLTNYRIERKYGTFSKLDACTVVLNVYNEGNVLSIVTDSSPHGTHVAGITSAYNSKEPLLNGVAPGAQIVSCKIGDSRLGSMETGTGLVRALIAAVEHKCDLINMSYGEPTLLPDYGRFVDLVNEVVNKHRLIFISSAGNNGPALSTVGAPGGTTSSIIGVGAYVSPAMAAGAHNLVEAPPEGLEYTWSSRGPTVDGDLGVSISAAGGAMAPVPTWTLQRRMFMNGTSMSSPCACGGVALLVSAMKAEGIPVSPYNIREALENTCIPIGGSPEDKLSAGQGLMQVDRAYEYIQKSQDVPCVSYQIKINQSGKTIPTSRGIYLREADLCQQSTEWTVKVSPKFHDDASNLDQLFPFEECIQLCSTAEAVVKAPEYLLLTHNGREFNIIVDPSTLGHGLHYFEVYGLDSKSPWRGPLFRIPVTITKPQTVKSRHPVVLFQGMTFVPGHIERKFLEVPIGATWVEVTMKASGFCTSRRFFIDSVQISPLLRPIKWESVATFSSPSSKNFCFAVEGGRTMELAIAQFWSSGVGSQDVTNVDFEVVFHGISVNKEDIVLDGSEAPIRIDAEALLSLENLSPAAVLNKVRIPYRPVDAKLNTLSAERDRLPSGKQTLALVLTYKIKFEEGAEIKPNIPLLNNRIYDNKFESQFYMISDTNKRVYTMGDVYPDTAKLPKGDYTLQLNLRHDNVQYLEKMKQLVLFIEKNLDEKEAIHLSFYSQPDGPVMGNSNFSSSVLIPGTKEAFYVGPPAKEKLPKGASAGSVLVGSISYGKVSFGVNNDGKNPEKNPVSYSISYIVPPAQVNEDKGQGSSSGCSKSVSERLEEEVRDAKIRVLSNLKQTTDEERSEWKKLSTKLKSEYPNYTPLLAKLLDALVSQNNFQDKIHHYEEIIAAANEVIESIDAEELSRYLSLKSDPEDEGAEKTKKKMETNRDQLAEALYQKGLALAEIESAKQGGKVVETEDAKAATDSSSKLDLFEENFKELQKWVDVKSSRYGTLYIIRERRKGRLGTALKVLSDMIQEDGQPPKRKFYDLKLSLLEQIGWDHLVSYEKQWMNVLFPACLPLF; encoded by the exons ATGATGCAAAGCCCACTCCAAATTATAAATTCAAATGTCATCAATTTCCAATCGCACTGCGTCTGCTCTCATTTGTCATTTCTCTCTCTGCCTCTCCTCGTAACTGCACTTTCAAACCCCACTAAATCCAGTGAGAGAAACCGCGCCGACCCTATTTCCACCAGCACTACCAGATTCAGAGCTAGGGCGATGCCTTCTGGCGACGACAATGGTGCTTTGAGTAATTTCAAGCTCAACGAATCGACCTTCTTAGCATCGCTCATGCCGAAGAAAGAAATCGCCGCCGATCGCTTCGTCAAGGAGCACCCCGAGTACGATGGCCGCGGTGTCATTGTTGCTATTTTTG ATTCTGGTGTGGACCCTGCGGCTGTGGGGTTGGAAGTGACTTCGGATGGGAAGCCGAAAGTTTTAGATGTGATTGATTG TACTGGAAGTGGAGATATTGATACCTCAACTATTGTCAAGGCAGATGACAGTGGGTGCATTAAGGGGACCTCTG GGAATTCTTTGGTTGTCAATTCATCATGGAAAAATCCATCTGGAGAATGGCATGTTGGCTGCAAATTGGTCTACGAGCTCTTTACAAGTACTCTGACAGATCGATTAAAG aaagagaggaaaaagaAATGGGATGAGAAAAATCAGGAGGCAATATCAGAGGCTGTAAAGCAGCTTTTTGATTTTGACAAG AAACACCCAAAAGTTGATGACACGAACTTGAAAAAGAAACGGGAAGATCTCCAAAGCAAAGTGGATCTTCTACGCAAGCAGTCTGAT AACTATGATGACAAAGGACCTATTATAGATGCTGTTGTATGGCATGACGGAGAAGTTTGGAGAGCTGCTCTTGACACACAGAATCTTGAGGATGAAGCAGGATGTGGGAAGCTTGCTAACTTTGTTCCTCTTACTAACTATAG AATTGAACGGAAGTATGGAACCTTCAGCAAATTAGATGCTTGCACAGTGGTCCTTAATGTGTACAATGAAGGCAATGTTTTGAGTATTGTGACAGACAGTTCTCCTCATGGTACTCATGTTGCTGGTATCACATCTGCTTACAATTCTAAG GAGCCTCTGCTAAACGGGGTTGCCCCTGGAGCTCAGATAGTTTCATGCAAGATTGGAGATTCACGCTTAGGTTCAATGGAAACTGGGACAGGCTTAGTTCGAGCACTGATTGCGGCTGTGGAG CACAAATGTGATCTTATAAACATGAGTTATGGGGAGCCTACTTTGCTACCAGATTACGGTCGCTTCGTTGACTTAGTAAATGAG GTAGTGAACAAACATCGACTGATATTCATCAGTAGTGCTGGTAATAATGGGCCAGCATTGAGCACTGTTGGAGCTCCTGGTGGTACAACATCAAGTATAATTGGAGTTGGAGCATATGTTTCTCCTGCAATGGCAGCAGGAGCACACAACTTAGTAGAAGCTCCTCCTGAAGGTCTTGAGTATACCTG GTCAAGTCGAGGACCAACAGTCGATGGGGATCTTGGTGTTTCTATAAGTGCAGCTGGTGGTGCTATGGCCCCTGTTCCTACATGGACTCTACAACGGCGCATGTTTATGAATGGAACATCTATGTCATCTCCATGTGCATGTGGAGGGGTTGCTCTGCTTGTCAGTGCAATGAAG GCTGAAGGAATTCCCGTGAGTCCCTATAACATACGGGAGGCTCTTGAGAATACATGTATTCCAATTGGTGGTTCTCCTGAAGATAAACTGTCTGCTGGACAAGGGTTGATGCAAGTTGACAG GGCATATGAATACATTCAAAAGTCACAAGATGTTCCATGTGTTTCTTATCAAATAAAGATCAATCAATCTGGAAAGACAA TACCTACATCACGGGGCATCTACCTCAGAGAGGCTGATTTATGTCAACAGTCAACTGAG TGGACAGTGAAAGTGTCACCAAAGTTCCATGATGACGCTAGCAACTTAGATCAACTTTTTCCTTTTGAAGAGTGTATACAGTTATGTTCTACTGCAGAGGCAGTGGTGAAAGCTCCAGAGTATCTTCTCCTAACTCATAACGGTCGTGAATTCAA CATAATTGTGGATCCTTCCACTCTTGGCCATGGTTTGCACTATTTTGAAGTCTATGGATTAGACAGTAAATCGCCATGGCGGGGTCCTCTATTCAGAATTCCTGTTACTATTACCAAGCCCCAAACAGTGAAGAGTCGACATCCAGTTGTGTTATTCCAAGGGATGACTTTTGTACCGG GTCATATTGAACGCAAATTTCTAGAAGTCCCAATTGGGGCTACCTGGGTTGAAGTAACCATGAAGGCATCTGGTTTCTGTACATCACGAAGATTTTTCATAGATTCTGTTCAG ATATCTCCACTGCTAAGACCCATTAAATGGGAAAGTGTAGCCACATTTTCTTCCCCTTCTTCAAAAAACTTTTGCTTTGCTGTTGAGGGTGGCAGAACTATGGAACTTGCAATTGCTCAATTCTGGTCAAGTGGCGTAGGAAGCCAAGACGTAACTAATGTAGATTTTGAG GTTGTATTTCATGGCATCAGCGTCAACAAAGAGGATATTGTACTTGATGGAAGTGAAGCACCTATACGTATTGATGCTGAGGCTCTTCTTTCTTTGGAGAATCTTTCTCCAGCAGCTGTTCTAAATAAG GTGAGAATTCCATATCGCCCTGTTGATGCGAAACTGAACACACTTTCAGCAGAGCGGGACAGACTGCCCTCAGGCAAACAGACACTGGCTCTTGTATTAAC TTACAAGATTAAATTTGAGGAGGGTGCTGAGATAAAACCCAATATTCCATTACTAAACAATCGTATCTATGACAACAAATTTGAGTCTCAATTTTATATGATATCAGACACAAACAAG CGTGTGTATACAATGGGTGATGTTTATCCAGACACTGCCAAACTTCCCAAGGGTGATTACACATTGCAGCTTAACTTAAG GCATGACAACGTGCAGTACTTGGAGAAGATGAAACAGTTGGTCTTATTCATTGAGAAAAACTTGGATGAAAAG GAAGCGATTCACTTAAGCTTTTATTCACAACCTGATGGACCAGTGATGGGTAACTCCAATTTTAGTTCTTCAGTCTTGATTCCTGG AACAAAAGAAGCATTTTATGTGGGCCCTCCAGCTAAGGAAAAGCTTCCTAAG GGTGCTTCAGCTGGTTCTGTATTGGTTGGGTCAATTTCATATGGAAAGGTTTCTTTTGGGGTCAATAATGATGGGAAGAATCCAGAGAAGAACCCTGTATCATATAGCATATCATACATAGTTCCACCAGCACAG GTTAATGAGGACAAAGGACAAGGCTCTTCTTCAGGCTGTAGTAAGAGTGTATCTGAACGGTTGGAAGAAGAG GTTCGGGATGCCAAAATTAGGGTCCTCTCCAACCTAAAACAAACTACTGATGAGGAACGTTctgagtggaaaaagttatcAACCAAGCTAAAG TCGGAGTACCCAAATTACACACCGTTGCTTGCTAAATTGTTGGATGCATTGGTATCCCAGAACAACTTTCAAGACAAAATTCACCATTATGAAGAG ATTATAGCTGCCGCAAATGAAGTTATTGAAAGCATTGATGCAGAAGAGTTGTCAAGATATCTTTCACTTAAAAGTGATCCGGAAGATGAGGGTGCAGAA AaaacaaagaagaaaatggaAACGAACCGCGACCAATTAGCAGAGGCTTTGTATCAGAAAGGCTTGGCTTTAGCAGAGATTGAATCAGCAAAG CAGGGCGGGAAAGTTGTGGAGACGGAGGATGCTAAAGCTGCAACAGACTCCAGCAGTAAGCTGGATCTGTTTGAAGAGAATTTCAAAGAACTCCAAAAATGGGTAGATGTGAAATCCAGTCGATACGGAACCCTTTATATCATACGTGAGAGACGTAAAGGGCGGCTTGGAACTGCACTAAAG GTTCTAAGTGACATGATCCAAGAGGATGGCCAGCCTCCTAAGAGGAAGTTTTATGACCTGAAGCTTTCGCTGTTGGAACAAATTGGATGGGACCATCTGGTGTCGTACGAGAAGCAATGGATGAACGTTCTATTCCCTGCGTGTCTACCTCTTTTCTGA